The following proteins come from a genomic window of Pyxidicoccus sp. MSG2:
- a CDS encoding serine protease — protein MRFVLGVVVAVGLLGCGGSEVEGVDAVESLGQEIVGGVEARPGSHPWIISLQQYGSHFCGGSLIRTGTKEESDIVVTAAHCVYDGTSGLTASAGAHDLRNPGAGVQTVQGVTTKYHPAYDPDTTMNDIAIIKLAKPIKFSTTVQPIALPLSGETVPDGADATVAGWGLTREGGADGSNILMQVSVPIVGSQELAAAYRAQGIRINAHAMIGAGYKQGGKDACQGDSGGPLFLRGADKKPVLQGIVSFGVGCARPSLPGVYTRVSSYIPWIKNQIRILSSTSK, from the coding sequence ATGCGCTTCGTGCTTGGAGTCGTTGTCGCGGTGGGACTGCTGGGCTGTGGTGGTTCGGAGGTGGAGGGCGTCGATGCAGTGGAGAGCCTCGGCCAGGAGATTGTCGGAGGGGTGGAGGCGCGACCGGGGAGCCACCCCTGGATCATCAGCTTGCAGCAGTACGGAAGCCACTTCTGCGGAGGCTCGCTGATTCGGACAGGCACGAAAGAGGAGTCCGACATCGTGGTCACGGCCGCGCACTGCGTCTACGACGGCACGTCCGGTTTGACGGCCTCCGCGGGTGCTCACGATCTCCGGAATCCAGGGGCGGGTGTCCAGACCGTCCAAGGAGTGACGACGAAGTACCATCCGGCATACGACCCGGACACGACGATGAACGACATCGCCATCATCAAGCTCGCAAAGCCCATCAAGTTCTCCACCACAGTCCAGCCCATTGCGCTCCCGCTCTCCGGGGAGACCGTCCCAGACGGTGCTGACGCGACGGTGGCCGGGTGGGGCCTCACGCGCGAGGGCGGAGCTGATGGTTCCAATATCCTGATGCAGGTGTCGGTCCCCATTGTCGGGAGCCAGGAGCTGGCGGCTGCCTACCGCGCCCAGGGTATCCGCATCAACGCTCATGCGATGATCGGGGCTGGGTATAAGCAGGGGGGCAAGGACGCTTGTCAGGGCGACAGCGGGGGGCCGCTCTTCCTTCGCGGAGCGGACAAGAAACCCGTGCTCCAGGGGATCGTGAGCTTTGGCGTTGGCTGTGCGAGGCCAAGCCTGCCCGGCGTCTATACCCGGGTCTCCAGCTATATCCCTTGGATCAAGAATCAGATTCGCATCCTGAGCAGTACGTCGAAGTAG